A stretch of the uncultured Desulfobacter sp. genome encodes the following:
- a CDS encoding FAD-linked oxidase C-terminal domain-containing protein — protein MLTEKIKKSLKEIVGSKGFIDTPEDLSAYSYDAFVKEAMPELVLLPECTADVAAIMTIAHQEGIPVTARGAGTNISGASIPAHKGIVLSLTRMDQILEVSTPNRYCIVQPGVVNGDLQARLAQEGFFYPPDPGSYMASTIGGNVAQNAGGPRCLKYGVTVDYVLSMEVVLASGEVIRFGSRNVKDVTGYRLSSLFCGSEGTLGIVTEITLRVVPLPEATRTILAVYNDLDDTADTVADIIGSGILPAALELMDKTVVNAVEDSAHIGLPRHAEGLLLIEVDGAEAAVEKEMRTIVEKAKNHGAQEVIEARTAAERDDVWTARRSAYGVFARLAPDCIVEDATVPVSHVPDMIRHIRQIADRYQLRIGILAHAGDGNMHPLISTDTDNKEEWQRVEAASREIFELAMSYHGTLSGEHGIGLAKTEYLPMAIDDATQAFMARIKQCVDPKGILNPGKFV, from the coding sequence ATGTTAACTGAAAAAATAAAAAAAAGTTTGAAAGAGATTGTCGGGTCAAAGGGATTCATTGACACCCCGGAAGACCTGTCCGCCTATTCCTATGATGCATTTGTTAAAGAAGCAATGCCCGAACTTGTTTTGTTGCCTGAATGCACAGCGGATGTTGCAGCTATCATGACCATCGCCCACCAGGAAGGGATACCTGTGACTGCAAGGGGTGCCGGGACCAACATCAGCGGCGCTTCTATTCCCGCCCATAAAGGAATTGTCCTCTCTTTGACTCGGATGGACCAAATTCTTGAAGTCAGCACCCCGAATCGGTATTGCATTGTTCAGCCGGGCGTGGTCAACGGAGATCTCCAGGCCCGCCTGGCCCAAGAGGGATTTTTCTATCCGCCTGATCCGGGCAGTTACATGGCTTCGACAATCGGCGGTAACGTGGCCCAGAATGCAGGGGGGCCCCGCTGCCTGAAATATGGGGTGACGGTTGATTATGTCCTGAGCATGGAAGTGGTACTGGCATCCGGTGAAGTAATCCGTTTTGGAAGCCGGAATGTCAAAGACGTCACCGGCTACCGGCTATCGAGCCTATTTTGCGGATCTGAAGGCACCCTGGGCATTGTCACTGAAATCACTTTGAGGGTGGTACCATTGCCTGAAGCCACACGCACCATACTTGCCGTATACAATGACCTGGATGACACAGCAGATACCGTTGCCGATATTATCGGTTCCGGGATTCTTCCTGCCGCCCTGGAGTTAATGGACAAAACCGTGGTCAATGCGGTGGAGGATTCTGCCCACATCGGCCTGCCCCGCCATGCCGAAGGACTGCTGCTCATTGAAGTGGATGGTGCCGAGGCAGCCGTCGAAAAGGAAATGCGCACCATTGTTGAAAAGGCTAAAAACCACGGTGCCCAGGAGGTCATTGAAGCACGCACAGCCGCAGAACGGGACGATGTCTGGACGGCCCGGCGCTCCGCATACGGGGTGTTTGCCCGCCTGGCACCCGATTGCATTGTAGAGGATGCCACCGTGCCGGTCAGTCATGTACCTGACATGATCCGCCACATTCGGCAGATTGCCGACCGTTATCAATTGCGTATCGGCATTCTGGCCCATGCCGGTGACGGCAACATGCATCCATTGATCTCCACAGATACGGACAACAAAGAAGAGTGGCAACGGGTTGAGGCGGCCAGTCGCGAGATTTTCGAACTGGCCATGTCGTATCACGGCACCCTGTCCGGGGAGCACGGCATCGGCCTTGCAAAAACGGAATATCTGCCCATGGCCATTGACGATGCAACCCAAGCTTTTATGGCCAGAATCAAACAATGTGTGGACCCCAAAGGGATCCTTAATCCCGGAAAATTTGTATAG
- a CDS encoding (Fe-S)-binding protein — translation MKADEANQCGKCGLCLTSCPVYKATREETTAPRAKIHLIKNFAHDTLPASDRMQKKLQCCLMCGTCTNMCPGGVQHDILFMRMRQEMGSRQGRSKEVKAAGAILPKENRLRLVSKAARLGTSSLAQRIIGRMRIGNIPIENFPMPNARPFRDQVPEIIEPSGRPVGTVVYFTGCATNHIFERTGHASVKVLTRMGYRVILPKNQGCCGLPLFFHGDIKQAEDTILANIDALQAVSCDAILVDCATCGSALGHAYPQLMTELDLPDRPARRLAEKVWDIGEFVFRHFDQLAPHLDPGKDKETVTYHLPCHLKNHGQEKTMVENLLKELPHVDYQKTGDWDSCCGGGGFFFNEYPEISKKIVDSKIKNAVNTGAQSWATGCPGCRVQLSGNLPQKGMMDVCHPMEIIVRGLKQTAKTDE, via the coding sequence ATGAAAGCCGATGAAGCAAATCAGTGTGGTAAATGCGGTCTATGCCTGACCAGTTGCCCGGTCTACAAGGCAACCCGCGAAGAAACCACTGCCCCCAGGGCAAAAATCCATCTGATCAAAAATTTTGCCCATGACACACTGCCGGCTTCCGACCGTATGCAAAAAAAATTGCAATGCTGTCTGATGTGCGGTACCTGCACAAACATGTGTCCAGGGGGTGTGCAGCATGACATCCTGTTCATGCGCATGCGTCAGGAAATGGGATCACGGCAAGGCAGATCAAAGGAAGTTAAGGCCGCAGGAGCGATTCTGCCCAAAGAAAACCGGCTTCGGCTGGTGTCAAAGGCGGCACGGCTGGGCACCAGCAGTCTGGCCCAGCGCATTATTGGACGCATGCGCATAGGCAACATTCCCATTGAGAACTTTCCGATGCCTAACGCAAGGCCTTTTCGGGACCAGGTTCCGGAAATTATCGAACCATCCGGCAGGCCTGTCGGCACGGTGGTTTATTTCACCGGGTGTGCCACCAACCACATTTTTGAGCGCACCGGCCACGCATCCGTCAAGGTCTTAACACGCATGGGATACCGGGTTATACTTCCAAAAAATCAGGGGTGCTGCGGCCTGCCACTGTTTTTTCACGGTGATATAAAACAGGCTGAAGACACGATTTTAGCTAATATTGATGCCCTGCAAGCCGTCTCCTGCGATGCCATACTGGTGGACTGCGCGACCTGCGGATCGGCCCTGGGCCATGCGTATCCGCAATTGATGACCGAATTGGATCTGCCTGACAGGCCGGCACGCCGCCTGGCCGAGAAGGTGTGGGATATTGGCGAATTTGTGTTCAGGCATTTTGATCAATTGGCCCCCCATCTGGATCCCGGAAAAGATAAAGAGACCGTCACCTATCATCTCCCCTGTCACCTTAAAAACCATGGCCAAGAAAAAACTATGGTTGAAAACCTGCTTAAGGAACTTCCCCATGTGGATTACCAAAAGACAGGAGACTGGGATTCATGCTGCGGCGGGGGCGGATTCTTTTTCAATGAATACCCTGAAATTTCAAAAAAGATCGTGGACAGCAAAATAAAAAATGCCGTCAACACAGGCGCACAATCCTGGGCAACGGGTTGTCCAGGCTGCCGGGTGCAATTGTCAGGCAATCTGCCCCAAAAAGGTATGATGGATGTCTGCCATCCCATGGAAATCATTGTCCGGGGGCTCAAGCAAACAGCTAAAACGGATGAATAG
- a CDS encoding TRAP transporter large permease subunit gives MTTGMILALLMFVCLLIGLSLGHPLAFTLGGLAVIFGYFGWGPECFGMFIDRIYMSTMNSYILVAVPLFVLMANFLDRSGVMEGLFVSVRYLLGPVRGGLGMTVILVATIFAACTGIVGASVVTIALLATPPLLEYGYKKELIAGSICAGGTLGILIPPSIMLVLMGSYAGVPVGQLFMGALIPGAILSGLYIIYIAVICFIKPEWGPALTAEERAGVPTKKVIIDCLKNLFPPALLIASVLGAIFAGVATPTEAAGMGAFVALLMMIAYGRFSFKIIKDSVIATSTVTSMVLFIVVGATCFTGVFIGLGGDELVEVAILGVGSKWGSFALMMLIVLFLGMFIDWIGITMICLPLFVPIARDLGFNELWFVMMIAMNLQMSFLTPPLGYAFFYFKGAGGATSQIEMIEIYRGMIPFILIMLSALALCILFPQTVLYLPGMMN, from the coding sequence ATGACAACCGGTATGATCCTCGCTCTTTTGATGTTTGTCTGCCTGCTGATTGGTCTAAGTCTGGGGCATCCTCTGGCCTTTACCCTTGGAGGGCTTGCCGTCATTTTTGGCTATTTTGGATGGGGCCCTGAATGTTTTGGTATGTTCATTGACCGCATCTACATGTCGACGATGAACAGTTACATTCTGGTGGCCGTGCCGTTGTTTGTCCTGATGGCCAATTTTCTAGACCGATCCGGTGTCATGGAGGGGTTGTTTGTCTCCGTGCGTTACCTGCTGGGACCGGTACGCGGCGGCCTTGGAATGACCGTTATCCTAGTGGCCACCATTTTTGCGGCATGCACCGGCATTGTTGGGGCTTCAGTGGTGACTATTGCCCTTCTGGCCACCCCGCCTCTGCTTGAATATGGATATAAAAAAGAATTAATTGCCGGTTCTATTTGTGCCGGCGGCACCTTGGGAATCCTGATTCCCCCCAGTATCATGCTGGTCCTCATGGGATCCTATGCCGGCGTGCCGGTTGGGCAATTATTCATGGGGGCGTTGATACCAGGCGCCATTCTTTCGGGGCTGTATATTATATACATCGCTGTGATCTGTTTTATTAAACCTGAATGGGGACCGGCCCTGACAGCCGAAGAACGTGCCGGTGTGCCCACAAAAAAAGTAATTATCGACTGCCTGAAAAATCTTTTTCCCCCTGCTCTTTTAATTGCATCGGTTCTTGGGGCGATCTTTGCCGGTGTGGCCACGCCCACCGAAGCCGCAGGCATGGGCGCCTTTGTTGCTCTTTTAATGATGATCGCTTACGGCAGATTCAGTTTCAAGATCATCAAAGACTCGGTCATTGCCACTAGTACAGTAACCTCCATGGTATTGTTCATCGTGGTTGGCGCCACCTGCTTTACCGGAGTTTTCATCGGTCTTGGCGGTGACGAGCTTGTGGAGGTGGCCATCCTGGGTGTGGGCAGCAAATGGGGATCTTTTGCCTTGATGATGCTTATCGTCCTTTTTCTAGGCATGTTTATTGACTGGATCGGCATCACCATGATCTGCCTGCCGCTTTTTGTTCCCATTGCCAGAGACTTAGGATTTAACGAACTGTGGTTTGTTATGATGATAGCCATGAATCTGCAAATGTCTTTTCTGACGCCGCCGCTGGGCTACGCGTTTTTCTACTTCAAGGGTGCCGGCGGGGCCACATCCCAGATCGAAATGATTGAAATATACCGGGGCATGATCCCTTTTATCCTGATCATGCTTTCAGCCCTGGCCCTGTGTATTTTGTTTCCCCAGACCGTACTCTACCTGCCTGGTATGATGAATTAG
- a CDS encoding FapA family protein, with the protein MGEDGSKQGKTVPLIGILAVKKEFISEEQLQKALAHCSADNDLDEQLKAYFLSENLISPQNVHRLTMAVKAVVIHQQEYRFGAIALARGFVNKSVMELALEEQKEQFKKGKKPRRIGDAMVEAGMITIKQRDEVLTLQHRSFKLPDVASKPSSKIDPFVNKPSVGQDAQDILGNCEESDDETSLDRMAQVVEICGGILLQVPCDRQSALLTKLCDMDPDIPAVVIRTALAEKGIVFGLASDGRIEDFIRSPIADSLLFRVAKGIKPAPGKDTQIGFFFNTDYLKTGGIDDFGNIDFKHWGPRPLVEKGTVLASKIAGSTPQPGKDVFGKTILAIDKEGETFRVGTGAVLSEDGQKVLAKVKGAPRITLSGLIAVHEESDINGDIDKDTGPVEVDCNIRVTGSIKSGARVYGVDVSAQEVSNSSVEANGDLTIARGISEARVYARGNVYAQSITNSEIVCMGDVFVKKEIVDSTIECSGACSINTGLLISSRVAAKMGLMAHTISSGTAGPAEITVGHDAFTDRELEKNRAETNRLEALIHNFTKKKDVIRRQAAGLKKQMTELDRARERILVKYREIESRSDLSLDDRDSLDGHLTELRNNLKAAETKMQTCGAKIKDLAKQSAKIDLQITGPTALKKALVDEKKNLIRWSWHTPGRSRVVVDGEIESGTLIKGLHSTFVAQADQCHVRISERPVKSDDKEDAQIIYQMQVDDF; encoded by the coding sequence ATGGGAGAAGATGGGTCAAAACAAGGCAAGACTGTTCCGCTGATCGGAATTCTGGCTGTTAAGAAAGAATTTATCAGTGAGGAACAGTTGCAAAAGGCCCTTGCCCACTGCAGCGCAGACAACGACTTAGATGAACAACTCAAAGCATATTTTCTTTCCGAAAATCTGATTTCACCCCAGAATGTTCACCGGCTGACCATGGCGGTCAAAGCTGTTGTCATCCACCAGCAGGAATACCGGTTTGGTGCCATTGCACTTGCCAGGGGATTTGTGAATAAAAGCGTTATGGAGCTGGCATTAGAAGAACAAAAAGAGCAGTTTAAAAAAGGAAAAAAGCCCCGGCGTATCGGGGATGCCATGGTGGAAGCGGGCATGATCACAATAAAACAGCGTGATGAGGTGCTTACACTACAGCATCGATCCTTCAAGCTGCCTGACGTTGCAAGCAAGCCATCGTCAAAAATCGACCCCTTTGTTAATAAACCGTCTGTTGGCCAGGATGCCCAAGACATTTTGGGGAACTGCGAGGAATCCGATGATGAGACAAGTCTTGACCGGATGGCGCAGGTGGTTGAAATATGCGGCGGGATTTTACTTCAGGTACCCTGTGACCGGCAGTCTGCACTATTAACAAAACTGTGTGACATGGATCCTGATATCCCGGCTGTGGTCATTCGTACGGCCTTGGCGGAAAAAGGCATTGTTTTCGGTCTGGCATCTGATGGCAGGATCGAGGATTTTATCAGATCGCCCATCGCGGATTCCTTACTTTTCAGGGTGGCCAAAGGGATAAAGCCGGCTCCAGGCAAAGATACCCAAATCGGCTTTTTTTTCAATACGGATTATTTGAAAACCGGTGGTATAGATGACTTTGGCAATATTGATTTTAAACACTGGGGGCCAAGGCCGTTGGTTGAAAAAGGAACGGTGCTGGCTTCAAAAATTGCCGGCAGTACACCCCAGCCCGGCAAAGATGTCTTCGGCAAAACGATTTTAGCGATAGATAAAGAGGGTGAAACCTTTCGGGTGGGTACCGGCGCAGTGCTGTCCGAAGATGGCCAAAAGGTGCTGGCCAAGGTTAAAGGGGCCCCCAGGATCACTTTGTCCGGGTTGATTGCCGTCCATGAAGAATCTGACATTAACGGAGATATTGATAAAGACACCGGGCCTGTTGAAGTTGATTGCAACATTCGTGTAACCGGGAGCATAAAATCCGGTGCCAGGGTTTACGGTGTTGATGTTTCTGCCCAGGAAGTCAGTAACAGCAGTGTGGAGGCCAATGGTGATTTGACCATTGCCCGGGGCATCAGCGAGGCCCGGGTGTACGCCCGGGGTAATGTGTATGCCCAATCTATTACTAATAGCGAAATTGTCTGTATGGGTGATGTGTTTGTTAAAAAAGAGATTGTGGATTCAACAATTGAATGCTCCGGGGCCTGTTCCATTAATACGGGTTTGCTGATTTCAAGCCGGGTGGCCGCCAAAATGGGACTGATGGCCCACACTATCAGTTCCGGCACAGCAGGCCCTGCTGAGATTACGGTCGGACATGATGCGTTTACGGACAGGGAACTGGAAAAAAACAGAGCCGAAACAAATCGATTGGAAGCGCTAATCCATAATTTTACTAAGAAAAAGGATGTGATTCGCCGGCAGGCTGCTGGTTTAAAAAAACAGATGACCGAACTGGATCGTGCCAGGGAACGGATCCTGGTCAAATACCGGGAAATTGAATCCCGGTCTGACCTGTCTTTGGATGACCGGGATTCCTTGGATGGTCATTTAACAGAACTTCGAAACAATCTAAAAGCTGCGGAAACCAAAATGCAGACGTGCGGCGCAAAAATCAAAGACCTTGCAAAACAGTCAGCAAAAATTGACCTGCAGATTACAGGACCAACGGCTTTAAAAAAGGCCCTTGTTGATGAGAAAAAAAATCTAATCCGCTGGTCCTGGCATACCCCTGGAAGATCCCGGGTTGTTGTCGACGGTGAAATTGAGTCCGGCACCCTAATCAAGGGGCTTCACAGCACGTTTGTGGCACAGGCTGATCAATGTCATGTCCGGATTTCGGAACGGCCTGTCAAATCCGACGACAAAGAAGACGCGCAGATCATTTATCAGATGCAGGTGGACGACTTTTAA
- a CDS encoding TRAP transporter small permease subunit, whose product MEPLNRIILFIDKIIAVIGKTAAWAIIPLMLIMVFEVVTRRMLNHPTVWTFETSTQLYGFHFMILAAYTLQVGRHISVDIIVERFSKRTRAILDIVLYLVFFFPFIIVLLVESTAFAQESWKILETSFSVFAPPIYPIKTVIPITALLLLLQGICLFYRKILFVVRGVEI is encoded by the coding sequence ATGGAACCGCTAAATCGAATAATTTTATTCATTGATAAAATCATTGCCGTCATCGGCAAGACCGCAGCCTGGGCCATTATACCATTGATGCTGATCATGGTTTTTGAGGTGGTGACCCGGCGCATGCTCAATCATCCGACAGTCTGGACGTTTGAAACATCCACCCAACTCTATGGATTTCATTTTATGATCCTGGCTGCTTATACACTGCAGGTGGGCCGCCACATTTCGGTGGATATTATTGTTGAACGTTTCAGCAAGCGCACCCGGGCAATCCTTGACATTGTGCTTTACCTGGTTTTCTTTTTCCCTTTTATCATTGTTTTGCTTGTTGAAAGCACAGCCTTTGCCCAGGAGTCATGGAAAATACTTGAAACCAGCTTTTCTGTGTTTGCACCGCCGATTTATCCGATCAAGACAGTGATTCCGATCACGGCCCTGTTGCTTTTACTGCAAGGGATCTGCCTGTTTTATCGAAAAATCCTTTTTGTGGTAAGGGGGGTGGAAATATGA